In Clostridium swellfunianum, a genomic segment contains:
- a CDS encoding Ger(x)C family spore germination protein: MTRGYKKAICIFILPALLSGCWDYNDVNKTSITLSIGVDDVRDNIEFSGEIAKLAPNSSDKKSGDKSSNFYNYIALGKTFEAARADFNAKVSAEDFSGALRVIVFSKEYAQKKGIEAYINRIASSPKFRRSVLTVISSEPPREVFSGKVENAITVGYGIEDTIRYLDKKGAALYKTIQEINSDMSVEAIGYLLPYIKREGNTVKYLGMSAMKDDKLVGIINEKDSNGFLFVLSNKINYSDTFPHPRNGDNLVSIINNFSKRKIKTSYKDGNINIDIDLKLNSKIEYEYSNNDLITKDDISKLEEIISNRVKEDIISAVKRSQEEFKCDVFGFARYFKADNPQKYKNIKWEEEYLRATVNVNVKATIKTTSVFDLEKKRRS, translated from the coding sequence ATGACAAGAGGATATAAAAAAGCAATATGTATATTTATTTTACCAGCCCTTTTATCAGGCTGCTGGGACTATAATGATGTGAATAAGACTAGCATCACACTATCTATAGGAGTAGATGATGTAAGGGATAATATAGAATTTAGTGGTGAGATTGCTAAGCTAGCCCCTAACTCGTCTGATAAGAAATCAGGAGACAAATCCTCTAATTTTTATAACTACATAGCTTTAGGAAAAACCTTTGAAGCTGCAAGAGCAGATTTTAATGCTAAAGTTTCTGCTGAGGATTTTTCAGGAGCACTAAGGGTTATTGTTTTTAGCAAAGAATATGCCCAAAAGAAAGGTATTGAAGCTTATATAAATCGTATTGCCTCCTCTCCTAAGTTTAGAAGATCTGTTCTTACAGTTATAAGCTCAGAACCACCGCGGGAGGTGTTTTCGGGCAAGGTTGAAAATGCGATAACTGTGGGATACGGAATTGAAGATACTATTAGATATTTAGATAAAAAGGGAGCTGCGTTATATAAAACTATACAGGAAATAAATTCTGATATGTCAGTTGAAGCTATAGGTTATTTGCTGCCATATATAAAGCGTGAAGGAAACACCGTTAAATATTTGGGTATGAGTGCCATGAAGGACGATAAATTAGTAGGAATAATCAATGAGAAAGATAGCAATGGATTTTTATTTGTGTTATCTAATAAGATTAACTACTCCGATACTTTTCCTCATCCTCGTAATGGAGATAATTTAGTTTCTATTATAAATAATTTTAGTAAAAGAAAGATAAAAACTAGTTATAAAGATGGCAATATCAATATTGATATAGATTTAAAGCTGAATTCAAAGATAGAATATGAATATTCTAATAATGATTTAATAACTAAAGATGATATAAGTAAGCTTGAAGAAATAATTTCAAATAGGGTAAAAGAAGATATAATTTCCGCAGTAAAGCGTTCTCAGGAGGAATTCAAATGTGATGTATTTGGTTTTGCTCGGTATTTTAAGGCAGATAATCCTCAGAAATACAAAAATATAAAATGGGAAGAAGAATATTTAAGAGCTACAGTTAATGTTAATGTGAAAGCTACAATTAAGACCACATCAGTATTTGATTTAGAGAAAAAAAGAAGAAGCTGA
- a CDS encoding spore germination protein: protein MSEEIHEIRNINDLKNNIAGLSVRKLVVKGKSIYIMYIPELTDKNTLSENIIKPLLQYNENQILTADLIMNSIIYIDDVFAEADINKMTDYLTAGKSLILVCSSNKYLVTNTFKVEKRGIEGPEVEGSIRAPRDAFNENLTSNLSLIRYRIKDSSLKTDYCTVGVRTKTSVVLVYLQDVANPKLVAEIKDKLEAIKVDGILESGHIQKYLLSSSSNLFSQIGISERSDSACANILEGRVCILVEGSNLALIAPKNFIAFLDAGDDHYDNVYLGRFIKFIRFSSLMITLTLSSLYIIVVGFHPEILPSLYILTIATSRVEVPVNAATEAILMELVIELLREANVRLPKQIGSSISIVGTIVIGQAAVSSGLVSPLMVIIISLSAMASYAVADYTVMNTMRLLKFLLIFLSSTLGLFGFIMGLSIILIKITSVENFGMPFTSPVAPFKIKDLKNYISSNIVTTKERPDLLNTKDKKRQE, encoded by the coding sequence ATGTCAGAGGAAATACATGAAATAAGGAATATAAATGACCTTAAAAATAATATTGCAGGGCTATCTGTAAGAAAACTAGTTGTAAAAGGCAAGAGTATTTATATAATGTATATTCCAGAGCTGACAGACAAGAATACTCTGTCGGAAAATATTATAAAGCCATTACTGCAGTATAATGAAAATCAGATTCTTACAGCTGACTTAATCATGAATTCAATTATTTATATAGATGATGTTTTTGCGGAAGCAGATATAAATAAAATGACAGATTATCTTACAGCTGGAAAATCTCTTATTCTTGTCTGTAGCAGCAATAAATATTTGGTGACTAATACATTTAAGGTTGAGAAACGAGGGATTGAAGGACCTGAGGTTGAGGGCTCCATTAGAGCTCCAAGAGATGCATTCAATGAAAATTTAACCTCAAATCTGTCTTTAATACGTTATAGAATAAAAGATTCTTCTTTAAAAACAGACTATTGCACTGTTGGAGTGCGAACAAAAACCTCTGTTGTATTGGTTTATCTTCAGGATGTTGCTAATCCAAAGCTGGTTGCAGAGATTAAGGACAAATTAGAGGCTATAAAGGTTGATGGCATCTTAGAATCAGGACATATACAAAAATATCTCTTAAGTAGCAGCAGCAATTTGTTTTCACAAATTGGTATAAGTGAAAGATCTGATTCAGCCTGCGCAAATATTTTAGAGGGAAGAGTATGTATTTTAGTGGAGGGCAGTAATTTAGCCCTGATTGCACCTAAAAATTTTATAGCTTTTTTAGATGCAGGAGATGATCATTATGACAATGTTTATTTAGGAAGGTTTATTAAGTTTATTAGATTTTCATCACTAATGATAACGCTAACTCTATCTTCCTTATATATTATTGTTGTTGGTTTCCATCCTGAAATACTTCCGTCGCTATATATTCTAACTATTGCAACTTCAAGAGTAGAAGTACCTGTAAATGCGGCTACAGAAGCTATATTAATGGAATTAGTAATAGAACTTTTAAGGGAGGCAAATGTAAGACTTCCAAAGCAAATAGGTTCCTCAATAAGCATAGTTGGAACGATTGTTATTGGTCAGGCAGCGGTTAGTTCTGGACTAGTTAGTCCCCTTATGGTAATAATTATATCGCTTTCTGCCATGGCCTCCTATGCAGTAGCGGACTACACAGTTATGAATACAATGCGATTGTTAAAGTTCCTGTTGATTTTTCTTTCTTCAACATTGGGCTTATTCGGATTTATTATGGGATTAAGCATAATATTAATAAAAATTACGTCTGTAGAAAACTTTGGAATGCCATTCACTTCACCAGTGGCTCCCTTCAAAATTAAGGATTTGAAAAATTATATTTCTTCAAATATAGTTACAACAAAAGAGAGACCGGACTTATTAAATACAAAGGATAAGAAAAGACAGGAATAA
- a CDS encoding alpha-L-fucosidase, translated as MDKLEERLIKVVPSARQLKWHELEFYSFIHFGMNTFYNSEWGNGKENPAMFNPTELDTDQWISSLKAAGIKAAILTCKHHDGFCLWPSKYTEHSVKNSPYKQGKGDIVKEMAESCKKYGLKFGFYLSPWDMHDERYGDSPKYNEYFVSQLTELLTGYGEIFSVWFDGACGEGPNGKRQSYDWQRYYSVIRELQPEAVIAISGPDVRWCGNEAGHCRASEWNVVAEKLSLPDYVAENSQKEDDAEFREKKYSFQDEDLGSRYALKDEKSLIWYPAEVDTSIRPGWFYHEDEDDKVKSLEHLMNIYYNSVGGNASLLLNIPPDKRGLIHENDVLRLKDIGEYIKKAFSDCITSKSRITASSQHNDFPLENVKTEDSSFYKACDGQERVTLTFEFEAKELVKHVVLMEKLALSQRIEAFNIIAETDSGPKMIYKGTVVGSRKICKFHAVETKKITLNIIASRISPTLRYVGIYTD; from the coding sequence ATGGATAAGTTAGAAGAAAGATTAATAAAAGTAGTACCTTCAGCAAGACAACTTAAGTGGCATGAATTAGAATTTTACTCTTTTATTCATTTTGGCATGAACACTTTTTATAATTCAGAATGGGGAAATGGAAAAGAAAATCCAGCTATGTTTAATCCAACGGAACTAGATACGGATCAATGGATTAGTAGTCTTAAAGCAGCAGGTATAAAGGCAGCTATACTAACCTGCAAACATCATGACGGCTTTTGCCTATGGCCAAGTAAATACACAGAGCACAGCGTGAAAAATAGTCCTTATAAGCAAGGTAAAGGCGATATCGTTAAGGAAATGGCTGAGTCTTGTAAAAAGTATGGGCTCAAATTTGGATTTTATCTTTCTCCTTGGGATATGCATGATGAGAGATATGGAGATTCTCCCAAATATAATGAGTATTTTGTTAGCCAGCTTACAGAGCTTCTAACAGGGTATGGAGAAATTTTTAGTGTATGGTTTGATGGTGCCTGCGGTGAAGGCCCAAATGGAAAACGACAAAGCTATGATTGGCAGCGTTATTATAGCGTTATAAGAGAGCTTCAACCAGAGGCTGTCATTGCTATTTCGGGACCAGATGTAAGGTGGTGCGGTAATGAAGCAGGTCATTGCAGAGCATCAGAGTGGAATGTTGTTGCAGAAAAGTTGTCCTTACCGGATTACGTAGCAGAGAATTCGCAAAAGGAGGATGATGCTGAATTTAGAGAGAAAAAATATTCATTTCAGGATGAGGATTTGGGCAGCAGATATGCACTAAAGGATGAAAAAAGCTTGATTTGGTATCCTGCTGAGGTAGACACATCTATAAGACCAGGATGGTTTTATCATGAAGATGAGGACGATAAAGTAAAATCTCTTGAGCATCTCATGAATATATATTATAACTCTGTAGGTGGAAATGCATCGCTGCTTTTAAATATACCTCCGGATAAAAGGGGCTTGATTCATGAAAATGATGTTTTAAGATTAAAAGATATAGGCGAATACATAAAGAAAGCTTTTTCTGATTGTATTACTTCAAAGTCAAGAATTACAGCGTCTTCACAGCATAATGACTTTCCTTTGGAGAATGTAAAGACTGAAGATAGCAGTTTTTATAAAGCTTGTGATGGGCAGGAGAGGGTTACATTGACTTTTGAATTTGAAGCAAAGGAACTAGTCAAGCATGTAGTACTAATGGAAAAGCTAGCATTAAGTCAGAGAATAGAAGCCTTCAATATTATAGCTGAAACTGATTCAGGTCCTAAAATGATATATAAGGGAACTGTAGTAGGGTCAAGAAAGATATGTAAATTCCATGCGGTAGAAACAAAGAAGATAACTCTTAATATAATAGCTTCACGTATCAGCCCGACTCTTAGATATGTAGGAATTTACACTGACTAG
- a CDS encoding GerAB/ArcD/ProY family transporter yields MNNFLTNRQIAFILYCIIIGYGIINIPKNAAEIAGTGMWVTLIILTVIFMLITYMITYLQYVYEGKTIFEYGKDLVGKPITYLLTIIMLIYFLVHFAMIIRFYGEIIKLNLLFRTPIAVICLVFFGVVCYAMTKGIKVIARICEIYGFLNLIGFIFINSLLVTKGKFINIQPLFVKEELTSYLKGLPKMIPTFLGMEVLLFLPISKGSNKKIFRYTTFMIGIIGIMYIFVAESTASVVGVEYVVFLKESLFSVVRGVDIYYLEFLRRLDGVYMIFWTMNIICAVSLWGYGIMTFTSKIVPKVKTNYIAVAAAILAFILSQLPKSKEQIELALKYNSYLGIVICIVIPGILLAITKVKKYDKRI; encoded by the coding sequence ATGAACAACTTCCTAACGAATAGGCAAATAGCATTCATTCTATACTGTATTATTATTGGCTACGGCATCATAAATATACCTAAAAATGCTGCTGAGATTGCTGGCACAGGCATGTGGGTAACATTAATTATTTTAACTGTTATTTTTATGCTTATAACATATATGATTACTTATCTTCAGTATGTTTATGAGGGTAAAACTATATTCGAATATGGCAAAGACCTTGTTGGCAAACCAATAACTTATTTGTTAACAATCATAATGTTGATTTATTTTTTAGTTCACTTTGCAATGATTATTAGATTCTATGGAGAAATTATTAAGCTGAATTTGCTTTTTAGGACCCCTATTGCTGTTATATGCTTAGTATTTTTTGGAGTAGTATGCTATGCAATGACCAAGGGAATTAAAGTTATAGCAAGGATATGTGAGATATATGGTTTCTTAAATTTAATTGGCTTTATATTTATTAACTCACTTTTAGTTACAAAGGGCAAATTTATAAATATTCAGCCTCTGTTTGTCAAGGAGGAATTAACATCTTATTTAAAGGGATTGCCTAAAATGATACCTACTTTTTTAGGAATGGAGGTGCTGCTTTTTCTTCCAATTAGTAAAGGCAGCAACAAAAAAATATTTAGGTATACAACTTTTATGATAGGGATTATTGGGATTATGTATATTTTTGTAGCTGAGTCTACTGCATCGGTAGTTGGAGTTGAGTATGTTGTATTTTTAAAAGAGTCTCTGTTTTCAGTAGTTAGAGGGGTTGATATATACTACCTTGAGTTTTTAAGAAGATTAGATGGGGTTTATATGATTTTCTGGACAATGAATATAATATGTGCCGTAAGCTTATGGGGGTATGGCATAATGACTTTTACAAGTAAGATAGTGCCAAAAGTTAAGACTAATTATATTGCAGTTGCTGCTGCTATCTTAGCATTTATACTTTCACAACTTCCTAAATCAAAGGAACAAATTGAACTGGCTCTTAAATACAATTCTTATCTAGGAATAGTAATCTGTATTGTGATACCAGGCATATTACTAGCCATTACGAAGGTGAAAAAATATGACAAGAGGATATAA